CCGCTGCCCGGACAACCAGCCGAACAGTACCGCGACGATGGCACAGCCAAGTGCCAGCAACAGTGCAGCATTCATCACACACCCCCTGCGTCGATGAAACACTCGGCCGGTCGGGATGACCGGCCACAGCAACCAAACCAGAAAACACTCCTGAACCTGATCACACAAACAACTCACTGACAGCCCAGGTGGCCTGGCGGGGCTTTCTGCGGCGACCGGTAACTGGCGCCCGCCCCCGACCAACAGGCTGGCTAACCCTCTCCAGCCTCTGGGAAATCAGTGTTGTGCTACGTCCTCTCGGTTTGAAACGAGAGTTATCAGGATCAAACAGCAAATGCGGCGAGCTTTTTCTCTACAGCGTTATTCTGCAAACGAACATAGTCGGGCAACCCGGCCCGGAACGGCGGCGGTGCCTCGCCCTCGATCAAGGGCTGCAAATAGCGGCGGCAGGCATCGGTAATCTGAAAACCGTCGGCCGAGATGAATTCGGCCGGCATCTTGCGTTCGACATTGGCCACAGCGGCCAGTGGCACCTCGCCGATATGCCAGCGATACGGCGCATCCGCCTCGCGGACGATGGTCGCCATCACCGCGTTTTTTCCCTGCAGGGCGAGGTCGACCGCAGCCACGCCCAAGGCGTGCGCCTGTTCGAGATCGGTCCGCGAAGCCAGGTGGCGGGCCGAACGCTGCAGATAATCGGCGAGCGCCCAATGGTATTTGTGACCGAGACGGTCCTTGATCAATTGCGCGACGTACTGGCCGACGCCACCCAGCTGCGCATGCCCGAAGGCATCGCGACTGCCGCTCTCGGCCAGCAAATGACCGGCTGCATCACGCAAACCTTCGGAAACGGCCACCGTGCAATAGCCGTAATCGCGTACGCACTGGTCCACGCGGGCGAGGAAGGCCTCGGGGTCGAACGGCACCTCCGGGAACAGCAACAAATGGGGCGGTTCGCCGGCCTGCTCGGCGGCCAGGCCGCAGGCCGCAGTGATCCAGCCGGCGTGGCGGCCCATCACTTCAAGGACGAAAATCCTGGTCGAGGTGCGCGCCATCGACGCGACATCGTAGCCGGCCTCGCGGATCGAGGTCGCAACGTACTTGGCGACCGAACCGAAGCCGGGACAGCAATCGGTCAGCGGCAGATCGTTGTCGATGGTCTTGGGAATCCCGACACAGACCACCGGATACCCCATCGCCTCCGAAATCTGCGACACCTTCCACGCGGTGTCCATCGAATCGTTACCGCCGTTGTAGAAGAAATAGCCGATCTCATGGGCGCGAAAGACCTCGATCAGCCGTTCGTACTGCGCGCGATGCTGCTCCAGACTCTTCAGCTTGTAGCGGCAGGAGCCGAAAGCGCCGCCCGGTGTCTGCAGCAGGCGGGCAATATCGGCATCGGACTCTCTGCTGGTGTCGATCAGATCCTCGGTCAGCGCGCCGATGATCCCGTCGCGCCCGGCCAGCACCTTGCCGATTTTTTCCGGGTGCAGCAAATGCAAACGGCGCGCTTCCTGAATCAGGCCGCACGCCGTTGCATTGATGACCGCAGTCACACCTCCCGACTGCGCATAGAAGGCATTGATCGCGGCCATGGGCTTCTCCTTACATGGGAGGAATTACTTCAGGGCGTCGAACACCGAAGCGGTGATCGCATCGACCGAACCGACACCGGCAACCTTCTTGACCTGCGGTGCCTTGCTGCAGCCTTCGGCGGCCCACTTGCTGTAGAAGTCGACCAGCGGCTTGGTCTGCGAGTGGTAGATTTCGAGGCGCTTCTTGACGGTTTCTTCCTTGTCGTCATCGCGCTGAACCAGGTCTTCGCCGGTCACGTCGTCCTTGCCTTCGACCTTGGGCGGGTTGAACTTGACGTGGTAGGTGCGGCCGGAAGCCAGGTGCGCGCGGCGGCCGGCCATGCGCTCGATGATGTCGCTGTCGGGAACGTCGATTTCAACCACGAACTCGATC
This genomic window from Dechloromonas sp. ZY10 contains:
- a CDS encoding 6-phosphofructokinase; its protein translation is MAAINAFYAQSGGVTAVINATACGLIQEARRLHLLHPEKIGKVLAGRDGIIGALTEDLIDTSRESDADIARLLQTPGGAFGSCRYKLKSLEQHRAQYERLIEVFRAHEIGYFFYNGGNDSMDTAWKVSQISEAMGYPVVCVGIPKTIDNDLPLTDCCPGFGSVAKYVATSIREAGYDVASMARTSTRIFVLEVMGRHAGWITAACGLAAEQAGEPPHLLLFPEVPFDPEAFLARVDQCVRDYGYCTVAVSEGLRDAAGHLLAESGSRDAFGHAQLGGVGQYVAQLIKDRLGHKYHWALADYLQRSARHLASRTDLEQAHALGVAAVDLALQGKNAVMATIVREADAPYRWHIGEVPLAAVANVERKMPAEFISADGFQITDACRRYLQPLIEGEAPPPFRAGLPDYVRLQNNAVEKKLAAFAV
- the adk gene encoding adenylate kinase; protein product: MKLILLGAPGAGKGTQAKFICEKFGIPQISTGDMLRAQVKAGTPLGLEAKKHMDAGGLVPDAVIIGMVQDRLTQDDCKNGYLFDGFPRTIPQAQAMKDAGVPIEFVVEIDVPDSDIIERMAGRRAHLASGRTYHVKFNPPKVEGKDDVTGEDLVQRDDDKEETVKKRLEIYHSQTKPLVDFYSKWAAEGCSKAPQVKKVAGVGSVDAITASVFDALK